A segment of the Elaeis guineensis isolate ETL-2024a chromosome 6, EG11, whole genome shotgun sequence genome:
CCTGACCTCTTGATTTGAAGACCATGTACATGGAGCCAAGTGATATTTCCTGGACCGTAAAGTCTGGTACAGGGATCAGCATATCGTTGGAATCTTTTAACGGACGGTGGGATATATTGAGGGCAATTCTGTCAATAAtgattacatttttttttttttttggctcgtaCCCGTAATTTACaggtttatataattttttaatttaaagatatgaagcatgaatttgactttttttaataaaaaaatcatatattagaaatctctatcgtaaagaaaatttttttgtgcacctcctgtggtgtagaaaatccgatgtggagCGCACTATCTCATCCGTTTGAATCATATAGCCATCATTTTtcaatatgtctatttaatgtctgtaattttaattttttatttgaaattttgaatgataaaaatatttttttaaaaaaaattataatattctatatcgATGTTACGGTATCATatattgaaatttttattttttatataaaatattataatttttttataatatattataaaaataattttattatataaaattttaaataaaaaaattataaatattaaatatatgttggTAAGTGAGGGCTATGGCTCAACAGGACGAAGTGGTGCACTGCTGGTCGGATATTTCTACGGCCCCGCGGTACAAAGAATTTCCATATCGGTGGCAACTTGACTATGTTGTCACGATTCGAGGAGATTCCGATTGAGGCTTGGCAGGCAACATGTCAAAATCATTCAGAGCATTTAGATAACAAAACAACAACAGAAATTTTCCACGTGTGTCGCGTAATGCTTTGGTGACTTTGACGAAAGCTGTTTGTTGGTGGTAAAATGAAATTACACGTACAGCTTTTTTAATGTTTTCGGATGGAGAAATTATTTTGGAGAATCAGCCGTGCCTGGGATGGCAATAATATGGGTGGACCGGCCGTGGCCAAACCCAGTTAATTAGCGTTACATCTTGATGTTTCACCAAACATAAGAAAACGTACGCACGATGGAAGGAGCAACAAGACGAGAAGAAACCGCTTTTGTTTGCCGCTTGCAGTAAAGGATGATAAGCTCATGGAGGTCAAGGGATCTTGCACGACTCGAGGAGTGCAATCAGGAGAGATGGTATCATTCAGATTTCATGTGTTTGTTTATGAGAAGTGAGTTTGTATCACACAGATTTCATGTGCCGGTTTATGATAATTGAGTCTGACAAGGCCTTCTGATGCTAAGTTTGggtccaccttcccatctgcaaAGCCCGGCAAAAACTTCATGACACTTCCGCAGGCTAAACTACTAGCAGCCAAAAACTCTCATCTGGTGGCCTGGATGACTTCCTGATAAGATCCATTCTAATCTGAAGAAAACTTCATGCCGGCAGGCAGGCCCAGACGGGCACAACCTTCATGGACGCTCTTTAAAGCATGAAATGAAAATGCTCGAGGGAACAATAAAGGAATAAAAAGAAACTTTGTGAGAATGCTGGAAAGGAAAGCTAGCTTCAGTTCAAATATTTAGATCTTGCTAGACAAAATTCAGAGGCGGGATTTAATCAGGGAAAGAATATTTATATATTGGCCATCAGAAATGTACCTAAGTTGCATTGCATCTTCGCTTTTTATTCTTAAGAagcttatttgaaaaaaaaaattgaagcattGGATTTTGATGACTAGGAAAGagagagacaaaaaaaaaaaaaaaatacaaaacaatCAAGCAAAACTTCAAGAACTGTCTGTCGCTCTCTCTATGTTTGAATATATAAAGTATATTATACAAAAAGGGCACTTTTCTCCTCTTCCCCAAGAATTACTATAATTCTCCCTCTGCCTCTCCAAATAATTCATCATCTAATAATATTTCACCTATACAAACGTGGAGGTGACGGAAAATGGAGAAGAAGAGTGGAAGAATTCTTATTCCTTCTCcctcctcatcctcttcctccAATCACTTTATTGAATCGCAATCATTGCTCTTTCTTAGCCTCAGAAGATCCGGAATTATGAGTCGGGTAACAACGGACGCTGCCGCAGTCGTCGTCCAAGGCGAGACCTTTCCGCCTCCTGACCGCCCTCTTGACGTGGAAATCGACGAAGAGGACGAGCAGCGCGGCGTTGAGCACCGAATTGAACACCCAGGCGCCGATCCCGTTGCAGCCCCCCTTGGAGAGGTGGAGAAGGAGGACCCCCAGATGGCACACCAAATTGCACCCCAGCAGCCCCACCTGGCACGCCACCACCACCGGGAAGCACGAGAAGGCGCCACCGCCGGCCACGGGCAGCCCCACCCCGACCCAGAACCGGCAACCGAAGACCACCACGTGCGCCAGCGTCGCCGACAGAATGGCCACCACCTGGAACGACTGCGAGAACTCGAGCCAGAGGAAGGACATGCACACCAGCGCCGAGTGGCTGAAGAGCCGCGCCAGCGCCCGCGGGCGCCGCCGGAGGATCGCGATGAAGGTCCGAAGGAGATGGAGGAAGCGAGAGAGGTAGAAGGCGTAGGACCAGAAGAAAACCCTGCCGGTTGGGCGAGTCCCGAGGGGAAAGCAGAGGAGCCACTGGAAAGGCGTGGTCTTGGTGCGGCGCCAGAACCAGCGGGTGTCGCGGATCTCGGCGACGGAGGAGAGGAGGATGCCAGCAAAGATGGTGGCGGAGGCGAGGGCCATGGCGAGGGAGTGGATGGTGGGGAGGGGACCGAGGGGGACGGGGCGGCGGCGACCGGCGAGGCGGAGGACGagatggaggaagagagagaggcagaGATAGAGCGCGATGGCGGAGAAGAGGAAGGACCAGGTGGAGCCCCAGGATTGGGCGTGGCTCCACCGGAAGCCCACGATGGCGGGGTGCTCCGCTAACCAGTAAGTTATTCCCCTCATTTTATCCCCGGAACAGGGTTGGAataggaggggagagagagagagagaatggatGGAGAATTGGGGATGGAAGAAGCGAACGAGGGCGAAGAAGGCGGCTGGGGCTAGTTTTGTGGGGGCGGAGAGGAAAAATCTACGGTTGGACGCTTGCAGGGGGGCTTGGTAGGTGTTTGTGATCGCTATTAGGAAGGAACGCACAAAATAGATTTATAGGTCTACCGGTGAAAAGGTCTTTGATGGGTGGTATGGCGTGCACTGCGGTACACTGGTGCTTAAACGCTTCATTTCGTTGGCGGCGGGCTAGAAATTTTGGTAGTTAGTCCAACCTGGATGGTTTCTTGTTGCTTCATTTCGCTATTGGTTCTTGGCTTGACTGCTATGGAGATTTAGCATTTTAAATTTTGGTTGGTCCCTCACATATTTTTCGTCTCATCTCATCTGTTGTATCATCGGCGTAGCCAATCATTAAAGGTTAAAATGTGAAATGACAACCAAGGACtggatcataaattttctttaatGTGCAATTTAGGTGCCCATCTACAATTCAGGGAGGACTTTAAGACCTTGGATGCAATTCTTTCATTAGCTTTTGGTACATTCATTTACATGATATGGTGGCTATTTCGACCTTGCTATATACTATATTAGATGTTATTATCCATGTTTATGCTATTAGTCTGATGGAGTTCTAATATTCAATGCATCCATTTGATCCCTATTTGAGAATGGTTGAGACATTTAGGGCTTTTGTTTCAACTTTGAATTACATATGGTGCAAGTGCAGTTTATTTGATTTTTGCCCCAGCTATTGAAGCTAATTGTTTGGTCGGATTACCACATCAACAGAGCCCCCTCAAAGTGGGGTGGGTCTCGTATTTGATCGGTGGGAGGCATATGTTTTCCTATTTTCTCATGTTGATTGGGCCATCCAACCTGAATTAAAAAATGGAGTAAGTGGTAAGCTATAACATAAAATAAAAAGGATAAGCTTCATTGGGTGTGAATAAGTTAGTCCTTACGTCAAATTACTACGCATCAATATATCTCACTTCTGCTTATGGATACTGTCCACGAGTAGTTCTATTGAATTGTTTATGTTTTCTCTAACATGATTGGTGGGCCTGTATTTATGTCACCTTGAAGCTACCATTCTATAAGTGCTGCATTATGTGTTTTTTGGCATGATGATCTAATCATGAATTAATGAAACAAATTAAATTCTCCGTATTTAACTTTTTATTTAAGGTATTATTGAGAGTAGCATAGTTCTCGGTCAAAAAAAATGTCGTAACTTGCATATATTTTGGCAAGAccttcttcatatttttaattaCGTTGGTTTGGAGTCTAAAATGATCGATAGAGATGATGAACTTTTATATTCAAAAGCTGCTGAAAGAGACAAAAGAGGGGTCCTGCTCGTCCACATCTTTACCTTTTTTAAATTTAAGGCATTAAATTTACACTTGCATAGCTTTCTGAAGGCGTGTCGGTAGTCAATACTCAATAATCTATACCGCGGATTCAAttgagataaaaaatatatatatagaggaTGTGCTGTTGTGATTAGATAGCTTTCCGTATTGTTTAAGTTTGTATCTTAGTTATAACAAGACAAAACTGCCCtctcaagcaaaaaaataaaaaattaaaattaaaaaataaaaaaataagtcacATTAATTTATTTATACGTGCTGCcatttgatttaaataaaaaaatatttagataagaTTAGCTTTATTTAGTATCCTTGTATCTTAAATGTTTTAAAATAGTTTCTGAAGTAAATTAAGTAATTCAATGTGGTCACAGCATCCTTCATTTGCTTGGGCTTATAAGATttcatcatattatttttatacaaaTTTTTTAGGATTGAAATATCATTGCAAAGAGTATTTTAGATGGAGAGGAAAAATAAGGACAGAGATGGTTTAAAAAAAAGAATGATGAAATaccaaaaaagagaaaatagtGGAAGTGGATAAAGCTCAGGACtagattagataaagaaaataatgaaaatagTGATGCGGTTTAGATAGAAAATTGAGGTATTGGAAGAAGAGGAAATGGTAAAATTGAGAGGGgatgaaaagagaagaaaggatatttttttgataaataaattattctagtaaaagtaaaattattttttatgatgtcatTCGGTGTTGGATGCTGAATGCAGCTCAAATCAATTGAAccacttaattaaatttaatgatcattttgaaattttttaaatttgaaagatgttAAATAAAATTGATCCTAAATTGGGGGGTACTGTTTAAATAATTGTTATGAAAAAatccatgcatatgtatatatttttaatgcaaaaatttaaatgattgtgtatttactaaaaatttaaaaggaatTACCACTGCATCAAATGAGAAGTAGCACATGGTTGTCCATGATTACGAAGGTGAGTAGGTGCAGGGTGGAGGTCGGGTAGGGAGGCATGTTCATGAGATAAAATTTCCATACCATCTCATGTAGTATTAAAGAGGAAATTTTGGCCAGAGAATGTGAAGTGCCACCTAACCACTCCACTTATTTCGGCAACGAATTAACTTCATCACAGGATATTCTTTTGGACCCCTTTCTCAACCAAACACCCATAGCATCTACCGTACATGTATGGTTAATTCATTCATATTCCCCAACTTTTTATCATGAAGCTAAACACCACCTTAAGGAGCACCTACTACATGGGTTAATCAGAAGTTGAACTATAAAGTGACAGAATTTGGGAAACTGAGAACACTTTAAAACGTAAACAAGAGACCCAAGGTTTGGTGGAGCTCCACTTGAAAAGAAGAGCCTTTACATGTGCGACACACTGACCTAATTAGTTTTCATTGTTTTGTTTGCATGAGAAAAACGTGCCTCATTATGggcttgtcttttatttttattttaaaacatCTATGAAAAAGTTGATATAGAGATTTTTGCTTATTTGTGAAATCtttagagatttttgaaaaaaaaagctaGTGAAGTCATTAGATTTATATTTTCTGTATTATTTGTGAAATCTTTAGAGATTTTTGCATATTTATTACTTAtaaaaaatacataaataaaGGCAAGAACCGGCAAAAATTTCTTGCAAGTGCTATCTCCAATGTCAATTTTGTTAAGACATTTGACTAATTAATTGGGAAACAGAAATACAAAAATAACAATGATACCAAATAGGAAAATACTTGTTTTGAGTTTTTGTCCTTGTCATTTGATTGCTTATTATGGTCATTGTTTAGGTATTGTTGAAGTAAGTTGCATTAGGTTAAAAATGGTACCACTATATTTTATTCCCTTGTTGCGGCAAAAATTCGATCCACTTGCAATCATTACTTAACGAAGTAGATCTTTCACCTTTGCCCAACCAATCCACTTCCCCACTTAATTGATAAGACTTATTACCTATCTTTTTGCTCAATGGTCCATGAGTTACGAGATGGACAAGACTTAGCTACTGAGAATCTTGGTATAAAGTTTTTGCTACAATGTCAAATGTGATGTGTTGTTCATAAtctagtatatatttttttttctatttttgaaaaataaccaTGAGTGCGACCAATCAAACCATAGAAATTATGAAAGAATCATCCATTTTAAGCACTTGAGGAAATATCTTCTAACGTTTCCACGTAAAATCTCCTCTCAGCAAAAGACAGTTGTACAAATCTACTAAATTTTGATCATTCTTCATCATATAAATTTCTATTGCCACAGGCAAAGAGAATATTTATATGGTTGCTATGTTGACCTATATGCACAGACCAAGTTGATGCAAAAATTCTATTACAAAAAGCTAGAGATTACATAATCAAACATTTTCCTTCAAATCCTTTCTTTTAATACAGCAGATTTTTAGAATACTCGaattattctcttcttttagGATTATAAGAAATACATTTAATAGAGTAAGTCGATTTGAACTCGAACTGGTATTATAAAATAATCAGATTGGTCTGAACATACTCAGCAATCTCAAAGGTCTACTTCGCAATAGAGGTAAACTACATATGCTAAAGTCTTGCACATGTAATCTATAAGAATATGAAAGAATGCTATGGATATTTGAATAAGATGACCACTTGACTTTGACTCACTAAAAACGGTTTCTAGAACCAATTCCCCAGCGTGGACTTTGAACCAGTAAAATTTGCTTGAAAGACTAGAAGATGTGCGAGACCGCGAATAGGAATCATTTGTCAACCAACTCCCACCCTTCACGACTTGAAATTTCCATTCCAAGGCGACTCTACCTCAGCAAACGTTTATGATATGAAATTGAACCGTAACGCTAAAGCTATGATTGTTTTTTGTATTTGTTGGAGTCAAATTCATACGTAAATCTCGGAGGACAATGACCCAAATGTCAGTAAAGTCTATCCACGTGGCATGGATTAAAGCATTGATGAGTTGGCCCTTGGACATTTTTCTCATGGGCAATTTAAGCCTATCCATGTTCCAGAGCCCATTTAATGAATCTGTTGGCTTGTCCCTTGTGGATTGAGGAAATCTAGAAGGTCATGTTTTAAGGNNNNNNNNNNNNNNNNNNNNNNNNNNNNNNNNNNNNNNNNNNNNNNNNNNNNNNNNNNNNNNNNNNNNNNNNNNNNNNNNNNNNNNNNNNNNNNNNNNNNCAATCCACTCCCCACTTAATTGATAAGACTTATTACCTATCTTTTGCTCAATGGTCCATGAGTTACGAGATGGACAAGACTTAGCTACTGAGAATCTTGGTATAAAGTTTTTGCTACAATGTCAAATGTGATGTGTTGTTCATAAtctagtatatatttttttttctatttttgaaaaataaccaTGAGTGCGACCAATCAAACCATAGAAATTATGAAAGAATCATCCATTTTAAGCACTTGAGGAAATATCTTCTAACGTTTCCACGTAAAATCTCCTCTCAGCAAAAGACAGTTGTACAAATCTACTAAATTTTGATCATTCTTCATCATATAAATTTCTATTGCCACAGGCAAAGAGAATATTTATATGGTTGCTATGTTGACCTATATGCACAGACCAAGTTGATGCAAAAATTCTATTACAAAAAGCTAGAGATTACATAATCAAACATTTTCCTTCAAATCCTTTCTTTTAATACAGCAGATTTTTAGAATACTCGaattattctcttcttttagGATTATAAGAAATACATTTAATAGAGTAAGTCGATTTGAACTCGAACTGGTATTATAAAATAATCAGATTGGTCTGAACATACTCAGCAATCTCAAAGGTCTACTTCGCAATAGAGGTAAACTACATATGCTAAAGTCTTGCACATGTAATCTATAAGAATATGAAAGAATGCTATGGATATTTGAATAAGATGACCACTTGACTTTGACTCACTAAAAACGGTTTCTAGAACCAATTCCCCAGCGTGGACTTTGAACCAGTAAAATTTGCTTGAAAGACTAGAAGATGTGCGAGACCGCGAATAGGAATCATTTGTCAACCAACTCCCACCCTTCACGACTTGAAATTTCCATTCCAAGGCGACTCTACCTCAGCAAACGTTTATGATATGAAATTGAACCGTAACGCTAAAGCTATGATTGTTTTTTGTATTTGTTGGAGTCAAATTCATACGTAAATCTCGGAGGACAATGACCCAAATGTCAGTAAAGTCTATCCACGTGGCATGGATTAAAGCATTGATGAGTTGGCCCTTGGACATTTTTCTCATGGGCAATTTAAGCCTATCCATGTTCCAGAGCCCATTTAATGAATCTGTTGGCTTGTCCCTTGTGGATTGAGGAAATCTAGAAGGTCATGTTTTAAGGTGTTTTATGGATTCTAGACAGGGTTGCTTCATGTTTGCTTCTAGAATTCGATAGGACAAAATAGAAGTGTCTGATATTATCCAGATATTTCTCAGGGGTCATAATATTGTTTAACATAATATCAGGTGTCCGATATGCTCAGCCTATGATGACAGTACTTTGCTCcttggttttttatttttatttatttttttatttttctccttggttttttatttttatttttttgcatgtgTTTGttgtgttgggggggggggggggggggggggggtgttggtTGGGTTGTGGTAAACATCCTCGGCTTAATTGATGTATGATAGAGGGATTTGACAAAGATGCTGACATTATTGTGGCTAACATGATGATCTTATGCCCATAAATTCCATTTGAGACCAAACCTTGGAATGATGTATGATAAAACTCTCCAAAAAGATGATTTTggacatttaaaaaaaataaaaaaaataaaaattttgtttgAATATCTGAATCCAAAATCTCATAAAATTTATGGACTGAATTAAAACAACCAGTTAAATTAGATCGGACTAGGACTATTCTTATAGAAACTCAAAGAACTATTATAGGGGGGCAAGCCCGATTcaataagaagaaaagaataatctgttgagattttttttttcttcttataggATTCGGACCGACCCACTCCAATAATTTTTTGGATTCTTgtaaatataaatcaaatttaatcagacTTAAGTGATTGACTTGATCTAACCCACAAATCTCATGAGATTTGGGGTGTAGACATCCAAACATGCCCTCCATAAGATTGCATGCGATCGTAATTGCTACATTAATTTGCAACTGTATTTTTAGTATTTGGTTTAGCTTGTCTGTACTTgcagtaaaataaaattttatatttatttttttataaatgaatCCAGTAACTATATTTGATTGTACTATTAAAATGGTATTAAATATGTCTCTTCCAATCACCATTCTTGTTGCAGCTTAAACTCATTATAAAATCACCTCTAGAACCTTTTAGCCATGAGATAGAATATTGCAAAAAAGCTTTCAACTAAACCAAATCGGTATTATTTCAGCTTCTTTTCATTAATACCCTTGGTCCAACTATTCAATAATAACTTTACATTAGCTATTACCTGATTCTGGAACAAGCTTTTTCCTCAAACAAATCTCTTGTTTCTCTCCAACTAGATTGTCCGAGAAATTACCACCATTACTAAATCCAATCCTCTTCTCCATCTTTGTTGAAGATTGCTTTCCCTCCGTTTGTCCAAAGACTGTGAAGATTGCTTTGTAGAGGTGGTGAAGGGATCTCACATAACTTAAAACAGCAAAGAGTAGAGAGTttgatagaaagaaaaaaaaaggactaATCAGAAGTAATAATGTGAAGGTCATCATGGTGTTCCGAAAAATCGGCCTTTCTTCGTAACTCCAGCCCAACAACATTGGACAAGTGCCAAGTTCATTTAAAGCATGGGGTTGGCCTGCCTAGATTATAGCCTAATGGACTGTGATTTTATCAGTACATATATAATATTTCTTCAAGCAAAATGATCGTCCTTATGGAATTGACAAGAATAGCTGTATTCAGATACATAAATGCAATCTACTCTCCTACTCACAATGAATTCATATAAATAAAGTCTTCAAACTCTTTATTAAAACTAGCTTATAacctgcatgggatataattttttttttaaaccaatatttgattgtatttaatattagatatattatattagataagggACCAACTCACATGAAAAGTAATTCCATGAAAAGTTAATTAATTAACAGTATAAAGGGAAAAAAAATCCCCTCATATATACTATACATTTGGAGATTgatattaaaattgattctaatAAGTGGAAAAGTGAGAAATAGTCAAAGACCGGATCAAGACACTTAAAtacagaaggaaagagagaagtaATACATGCAAGAACTGGCAATCAAGTTCATTCATCGTTCATACTGCCATCACCATCTTCCACAACATCTTCATCGATGCTGTCTTCTGCCCTCAACGGCTACAGACATTGCACTCTATACATTCGGTGATGTACCATGAGGTGATGGTGGTAGAAGGGCTAATGTTTCTTCACAGTTCTCCCTATCACATAGATACCTCACAAAGaaataggcatgaggatgaaAATTTCCATCTCCATCTGCCCCCTCAGTATTCTCTTCCTCCAAAGTCTCCATCCCTTCACCTCCCTCCTCCTTTTTCGTGCTCTCCACCTCCTCATCATCCTTCCAATTCTTCTCCACCTGACACCTATCGCACTCGCACTGGAACCCATGCATCGTCATCCACCAGCCTCCTCTACCTCTCAGCGTAGCTCCAATTAATAGGAAAATAACTCAAGCACACCTCCCTCCCTT
Coding sequences within it:
- the LOC105060047 gene encoding fatty acid elongase 3-like, whose product is MRGITYWLAEHPAIVGFRWSHAQSWGSTWSFLFSAIALYLCLSLFLHLVLRLAGRRRPVPLGPLPTIHSLAMALASATIFAGILLSSVAEIRDTRWFWRRTKTTPFQWLLCFPLGTRPTGRVFFWSYAFYLSRFLHLLRTFIAILRRRPRALARLFSHSALVCMSFLWLEFSQSFQVVAILSATLAHVVVFGCRFWVGVGLPVAGGGAFSCFPVVVACQVGLLGCNLVCHLGVLLLHLSKGGCNGIGAWVFNSVLNAALLVLFVDFHVKRAVRRRKGLALDDDCGSVRCYPTHNSGSSEAKKEQ